The Sulfuricystis thermophila genome segment GAACTCCTCGGCGTCAGCCGTCCGACACTGTATGATCTGATGCACAAACTCGGTCTGAAGGCCTAAGATCGTGTCATTCTTCCAATTCCGCGCAGCGAGGCACACCATGACTTCCCTCTCCCATCGTACTCTGGCCATCGCGACGCTCGTCGCCGCTCTCGTCGGCACTGCCTGCGGCGATTCTCCCGAAGCCATGCTCGCTTCGGCGAAGGAGTATCTGGCCAAGAACGATCAGGCAGCGGCGACGATCCAGCTGAAGAACGTGCTCGCCAAGAATCCCGATTCGGCGGAAGCCCGGTTCCTGCTTGGCAAAGCCCTGCTCGAAAGCGGCGACGTGACGGCCGCCGAAGTCGAATTGCGCAAAGCGCTCGACCTCAAACATCCTGCCGACCAAGTGGTGCCATTGCTCGCCCGTGTGCTGCTCGCCCAAGGCCAGTTCAAGAAACTCGACGAGCTCGCCAAGACCCCCATCGCTTCTGCCGAGGGATTGGCCGACCTGAAAACGACGCTCGCGCAAAGCCTCGCGATGCAGGGCAAGCCCGATGCCGCACGCGCGATGCTCGACGAAGCACTGGCGGCGAAGGGCGATTTCGCGCCCGCCCTGCTCGTCAAGGCGCGCATCAAGGTGGCCGACAACGATCTGGCCGGTGTGCGCGCGATCATCGATGGCATCCTCGCCAAGACGCCACAGGATGTGAATGCCCTGCTCTTCAAGGCCGACCTGTTGAATGTCGAAGGCAAGACGGCGGAAGCCATCGCCACCTACGAACAAGCCGTCCAGCTCAAGCCGCAGGCGCTCAATGCCCATGCCGCGCTGATCATGATCCATCTCCGCGAGCGCCAGCCGGACAAGGCCGCCAGGCAACTCGAGGCGATGCAGAAGGTGGCGGCCAAACACCCCTTGACTTACTACATGCAGGGGTTGCTGGCCTTCAGCAAGAAGGATCTGCCGACTGCGAAGACTGCCGTCGACAATTTGCTGAAACTCCAGCCCGACAGCCCGCAAGGGCTGCAGCTCGCCGGCCTGGTCGCCTATGAGAGCCGTTCCGATCTCCAGGCACAGGATGCCCTGCGCAAGGCGTTGCAAAAGGCGCCGGGGCTGGCGCTCGCCAGGCGCACCCTCGTGCTGTCCTATCTGCGCAGTGGCCAGTCGGCCAAGGCCGTGGAAACTCTGCAGCCGGTGCTCCAGGGCAAAGATACTGCACCCATCTGGCTCGAACTGGCGGGCAACGCCTATCTGCAAAATGGCGATGCCAAGACTGCCGAGGAATATTTCCAGCGCGCAGCCAAGATCAATCCGCAGGACAAGAAGACGCAGACTGCGCTGGCACTCGCGCGCCTGCGCGGCGGCCATGCAGCCGAAGCCTTGGACGAACTCGAGGAAATCGCCGCGACCGATACCGGCACCAGCGCCGACATGGCGCTGATCGTCGCCAGCATTCGGGCAAGACAGTTCGACAAGGCCCTCGAAGCGATTGCCCAACTGGAAAAGAAACAGCCAGACAATCCGGTGGTGCACAACCTGCGCGGCGGCACCCTGCTGGCGAAAGGCGACCAGGCTGGTGCGCGCAAGAGCTTTGAAAAA includes the following:
- the prsT gene encoding XrtA/PEP-CTERM system TPR-repeat protein PrsT; translated protein: MTSLSHRTLAIATLVAALVGTACGDSPEAMLASAKEYLAKNDQAAATIQLKNVLAKNPDSAEARFLLGKALLESGDVTAAEVELRKALDLKHPADQVVPLLARVLLAQGQFKKLDELAKTPIASAEGLADLKTTLAQSLAMQGKPDAARAMLDEALAAKGDFAPALLVKARIKVADNDLAGVRAIIDGILAKTPQDVNALLFKADLLNVEGKTAEAIATYEQAVQLKPQALNAHAALIMIHLRERQPDKAARQLEAMQKVAAKHPLTYYMQGLLAFSKKDLPTAKTAVDNLLKLQPDSPQGLQLAGLVAYESRSDLQAQDALRKALQKAPGLALARRTLVLSYLRSGQSAKAVETLQPVLQGKDTAPIWLELAGNAYLQNGDAKTAEEYFQRAAKINPQDKKTQTALALARLRGGHAAEALDELEEIAATDTGTSADMALIVASIRARQFDKALEAIAQLEKKQPDNPVVHNLRGGTLLAKGDQAGARKSFEKALTINPAYLPAASALAQMDLRANQPEQAQKRFEAVLAKDPKNVQAMLALAELRARTGAKSSEVIELINRAIAAAPTEPAPRLALIGVHLRDQNKDKALTAVQGALAAIPDRPELLDVAGRIYQMNGDTQQALTIYGKLANLMPTSPQPYLRMAEIQLLAKNREGARSSLTKGLSILPDSLPLHRALIQLDLDEGKLDAALAKAREIQKSQPQQSIGYLFEGDVHAANKAWAQAANAYRNGLKAAPATELAQRLHAVLLADGKASEAKAHADAWLKRHPKDNGFRLYLAEQANRRKDYATAATHYRTLLAAEPDNPALLNNFAWTLGQMKDPQAIALAERANTLAPNQPAIMDTLGMLLVDRGDGKRGIELLAKAVELQPQAAGIRLNYAKALIKTGDKTTARQQLEELAKLGERFPAQAEVAELLKKL